In the Trueperaceae bacterium genome, one interval contains:
- a CDS encoding citrate synthase (catalyzes the formation of citrate from acetyl-CoA and oxaloacetate): protein MEHNIFPGLAGVNIDTTEIASINGDKGELIYRGYDIRELSDRISFEEATYLLWNEDLPNEEQLGSFRSSLKSLFAIPEPIYSILRMIPTDTQPIHAIRTAVSALASLDNNSEDIDLGNSHRIGTSLLAKFSTITAAFERIRKGLEPIPPDPGLSIAGNFLYMLNGKKPTLAATQTMDVALVLHAEHGCNASTFTARTAASSGTDVYSAITAAIASLKGPLHGGANTAVMNALEAIDKVEHVEGYVLDILSKPHGRVMGFGHRVYRVLDPRAVILKEVARHLAEESGDRKWFVMSLEMEEVMTREMKRQGKQIRPNVDFFSASVYRMLGFPIDMYTPIFAVARISGWMAHLFEQYANNRLMRPRLVYEGPRGRTFKAIDQR, encoded by the coding sequence ATGGAACACAATATTTTTCCTGGATTAGCTGGTGTCAACATTGACACTACTGAAATCGCATCAATTAATGGCGATAAAGGCGAACTTATTTACCGCGGTTATGATATTCGCGAATTATCCGACCGTATTAGCTTTGAAGAGGCAACTTATCTTCTGTGGAACGAAGATCTCCCTAACGAAGAGCAATTAGGGTCATTTAGGAGTTCTCTGAAAAGCTTATTCGCTATCCCGGAACCTATCTATAGCATCCTTAGGATGATCCCAACTGACACACAACCAATCCATGCGATCCGCACCGCTGTCTCTGCACTCGCTTCTTTAGATAATAACTCTGAGGATATCGACCTGGGTAATTCCCACCGCATCGGTACATCCCTGCTAGCAAAGTTTTCCACCATCACTGCTGCCTTCGAGCGTATCCGGAAGGGCCTCGAACCAATTCCGCCTGATCCGGGTCTATCCATCGCTGGAAATTTTCTATACATGCTCAACGGAAAAAAACCAACGTTGGCGGCCACTCAAACGATGGATGTGGCCCTAGTGCTTCACGCCGAACACGGCTGTAACGCCAGTACTTTTACCGCCCGAACTGCCGCATCATCAGGCACAGATGTATATAGCGCCATTACAGCGGCAATAGCTTCTCTAAAAGGACCTCTTCATGGCGGAGCCAACACCGCAGTAATGAACGCCCTTGAGGCTATCGATAAAGTGGAGCATGTAGAAGGTTATGTCCTTGACATCCTTTCAAAACCCCACGGCCGGGTAATGGGTTTTGGCCATCGCGTATATCGGGTATTGGACCCTAGGGCTGTGATACTAAAAGAAGTTGCTAGACATCTGGCCGAAGAATCCGGAGATAGAAAATGGTTTGTAATGAGCCTCGAAATGGAAGAAGTCATGACTCGCGAAATGAAGCGTCAAGGTAAACAAATACGCCCGAACGTCGACTTTTTTTCTGCCTCTGTTTACCGCATGCTTGGGTTTCCCATAGATATGTACACACCAATTTTTGCCGTTGCCCGAATCTCCGGATGGATGGCTCACCTATTTGAGCAATACGCCAATAACCGTCTAATGAGACCCCGACTTGTCTACGAAGGCCCACGAGGAAGAACATTCAAGGCTATAGATCAGCGTTAA